A single region of the Lotus japonicus ecotype B-129 chromosome 4, LjGifu_v1.2 genome encodes:
- the LOC130711788 gene encoding 5'-adenylylsulfate reductase 3, chloroplastic-like, translated as MALAVTCSISISSSSSSSSTFQSSQPKFSQIASIRVSEIPHGGGVNASQRRSFVKPPQRSRDSIAPLAATIVASDVAETEQDNYQQLAVDLENASPLQIMDAALEKFGNHIAIAFSGAEDVALIEYARLTGRPFRVFSLDTGRLNPETYRFFDEVEKHYGIHIEYMFPDAVEVQGLVRSKGLFSFYEDGHQECCRVRKVRPLRRALKGLRAWITGQRKDQSPGTRSEVPVVQVDPVFEGVDGGVGSLVKWNPVANVKGHDIWSFLRTMNVPVNSLHSKGYISIGCEPCTRAVLPGQHEREGRWWWEDAKAKECGLHKGNVKQDAEAELNGNGVANTNGTATVADIFNTQNVVSLSRTGIENLTKLENRKEPWLVVLYAPWCPYCQAMEESYVDLADKLAESGVKVGKFRADGEQKEFAKRELGLGSFPTIMFFPKHSSRPIKYPSENRDVDSLMAFVNALR; from the exons ATGGCTCTCGCTGTCACTTGTTCCATttcaatttcatcttcttcttcttcttcttctaccttCCAATCATCACAACCTAAAT TTTCGCAAATTGCTTCAATTAGGGTTTCTGAGATACCCCATGGAGGAGGTGTTAATGCATCTCAAAGGCGGAGCTTCGTGAAGCCACCTCAACGCAGCAGGGATTCAATTGCCCCTCTCGCTGCAACCATCGTTGCTTCTG ATGTTGCTGAAACAGAACAGGATAATTATCAACAGTTAGCTGTTGACCTTGAAAATGCTTCCCCTCTTCAAATAATGGATGCAGCTCTCGAGAAATTCGGCAACCACATTGCTATTGCCTTCAG TGGTGCTGAGGATGTTGCATTGATTGAGTATGCACGCTTGACGGGTAGACCCTTTAGAGTGTTTAGTCTTGATACTGGGAGGCTAAACCCGGAAACTTATCGATTTTTTGATGAGGTTGAGAAGCACTATGGAATCCACATTGAGTACATGTTTCCTGATGCTGTTGAGGTTCAAGGATTGGTCAGGAGTAAGGGGCTCTTTTCCTTCTATGAGGATGGCCATCAAGAGTGCTGCAGGGTGAGGAAGGTGAGACCTTTGAGGAGGGCACTTAAGGGTCTTAGGGCATGGATTACTGGGCAGAGAAAAGATCAGTCACCTGGTACTAGGTCTGAAGTACCTGTTGTTCAGGTTGATCCGGTTTTCGAGGGAGTCGATGGTGGGGTTGGCAGCTTGGTGAAGTGGAACCCAGTTGCGAATGTCAAAGGCCACGATATATGGAGCTTCCTTAGGACCATGAATGTGCCTGTGAATTCATTGCATTCAAAAGGATACATCTCCATTGGCTGCGAGCCGTGCACGAGGGCTGTTTTACCCGGGCAACATGAACGGGAAGGTAGGTGGTGGTGGGAGGATGCCAAAGCTAAGGAGTGTGGTCTTCACAAAGGAAATGTGAAGCAGGATGCGGAGGCGGAGCTTAACGGCAATGGTGTTGCCAATACAAATGGCACTGCCACTGTCGCCGACATCTTCAACACCCAGAATGTGGTCAGCTTGAGCAGGACTGGAATTGAGAATTTGACGAAGCTGGAGAACCGGAAAGAACCATGGTTGGTTGTGCTTTATGCACCATGGTGCCCCTACTGCCAG GCTATGGAGGAATCTTATGTTGATCTGGCTGACAAGTTAGCAGAGTCAGGGGtgaaagttggaaaatttagaGCGGATGGGGAGCAGAAAGAATTTGCAAAGCGGGAACTGGGGTTGGGGAGCTTCCCAACAATAATGTTTTTCCCTAAGCATTCATCTAGGCCAATAAAGTATCCCTCAGAAAACAGAGATGTTGATTCCTTGATGGCGTTTGTGAATGCCTTAAGATGA
- the LOC130712111 gene encoding glucan endo-1,3-beta-glucosidase 1 isoform X2, translating to MANTKLILLLLHILFLSTSSLAQVSHSHSNAHPFQNEQAEAEEEEEKVPFVGVNIGTDVANLPPASEIVAFLQTQKITHIRVYDANTEILKALSGTKIRVIISIPNNQLLAIGSSNTTAASWIGRNVVAFYPQTLITGISVGDEVLTTVPSSGPLLLPAMQSLYSALVASNLHQQIKISTPHAASIILDPFPPSQAFFNQTFSSVILPLLQFLSKTESPLMMNLYPYYVYMENKGVVPLDNALFKPVTPNKEMVDPNTLLHYTNVLDAMIDAAYFSMRILNVTDVVVLVTETGWPSKGDSKEPYATKDNADTYNSNLIRHVFDRSGTPLHPETTSSVFIYELFNEDLRSPPVSEANWGLFYANTTAAYLLHVSGIGSFMANDTTNQTYCIAMEGFDTKTLQAALDWACGPGRANCSEIQPGESCYQPNNVKGHASYAFDSYFQKEEKAAGTCDFNGVAMITTTDPSHGSCIFPGSKKVSNETKEVVNSTQSSNAGEKLRFRATFSSIKTNVVNNILHILLAAYLPTLLLVLL from the exons ATGGCAAACACTAAGCTCATCCTTCTCCTCCTTCACATCCTCTTCCTTTCCACTTCATCACTAG CTCAAGTGTCACATTCACATTCCAATGCTCATCCTTTCCAAAATgaacaagctgaagctgaagaagaagaagagaaagtacCATTCGTGGGTGTGAACATTGGCACAGACGTAGCAAATCTCCCACCAGCTTCAGAGATAGTGGCGTTTTTGCAGACACAGAAAATCACACACATTCGTGTCTACGACGCCAACACAGAAATCCTCAAAGCCCTTTCCGGTACCAAAATTCGCGTCATCATCTCCATCCCCAACAACCAGCTTCTCGCCATCGGCTCCTCCAACACCACCGCCGCTTCATGGATCGGCCGCAACGTCGTCGCTTTCTACCCACAAACCCTCATCACCGGAATCTCCGTCGGCGACGAGGTTCTCACCACCGTCCCCTCCTCCGGCCCTCTCCTCCTCCCCGCAATGCAATCCCTCTACTCCGCCCTCGTCGCCTCCAACCTCCACCAGCAAATCAAAATCTCCACCCCTCACGCCGCCTCCATCATCCTCGACCCTTTCCCACCTTCCCAAGCTTTCTTCAACCAAACCTTCTCCTCTGTGATTCTCCCTCTGCTTCAGTTTCTCTCCAAAACTGAGTCCCCTTTGATGATGAATCTTTACCCTTACTATGTCTACATGGAGAACAAGGGTGTGGTTCCTCTGGACAATGCTTTGTTCAAACCTGTAACACCTAATAAGGAAATGGTGGATCCCAACACCTTGCTTCACTATACCAATGTGCTCGACGCGATGATCGACGCTGCTTATTTCTCCATGAGGATTCTCAATGTCACTGATGTTGTTGTTCTTGTGACAGAAACAGGATGGCCTTCAAAGGGTGATTCTAAAGAGCCTTATGCTACAAAAGACAATGCTGACACTTATAATTCCAATTTGATAAGGCATGTTTTCGATCGTAGCGGAACCCCTTTGCATCCGGAAACTACTTCCAGTGTGTTTATCTATGAGCTTTTTAATGAGGATTTGAGGTCTCCGCCGGTTTCGGAGGCCAATTGGGGGCTGTTTTATGCCAACACTACGGCGGCGTATTTGCTTCATGTGTCCGGGATAGGGAGTTTTATGGCGAACGACACGACCAACCAGACTTACTGCATTGCCATGGAGGGCTTTGATACCAAGACATTGCAGGCCGCGCTGGATTGGGCGTGTGGGCCGGGGAGGGCGAATTGCTCGGAGATTCAGCCCGGAGAGAGTTGCTACCAGCCTAACAATGTGAAGGGGCATGCCTCTTATGCGTTTGATAGCTATTTCCAGAAAGAAGAGAAGGCTGCTGGGACTTGTGACTTCAATGGAGTAGCTATGATCACTACCACAGACCCCA GTCACGGGAGCTGTATATTTCCTGGAAG CAAGAAAGTAAGCAACGAGACAAAGGAAGTGGTGAACTCTACACAATCAAGCAATGCAGGGGAGAAGTTAAGGTTCAGAGCAACCTTCAGCAGCATCAAAACAAATGTAGTTAACAACATTTTGCACATTTTATTGGCTGCATATCTCCCCACTTTGTTGTTAGTCCTTTTGTAA
- the LOC130715423 gene encoding uncharacterized protein LOC130715423 has protein sequence MQRMVIALVPSPPSLILNPRNIQTYQIGTFLLHHTPRSSPIISMSSWSCIKCTFLNPPSQKSQCQICSSSPPPSPPPSSSSSSPPKWSCKACTLLNPYKNSTCELCGTRSPVLSLSNSNLLQLSDDDDDRDSSVGSVFFPLRSCKRKFDSLDHAQPSTVATASSNKKKAIDFTVSVASGKDVASSMKILSSGKDVGTSLKILSYNVWFREDLELQKRMKAIGDLVHLHSPDLICFQEVTPNIYDIFKKSTWWSVYQCSVSADKAYSRPYFCMLLSKLPVKSFSNKSFSNSIMGRELCIAEVEAANGKSLVIATSHLESPCPGPPKWDQMYSKERVEQANEAVNLLKKHPNVVFGGDMNWDDKLDGQYPSQDGWIDAWSQLRPDQSGWTYDTKSNQMLSGNRTLQKRLDRFICRLSDLKISSIDMIGMDAIPGLSYIKEKKVRKETKQLVLPVLPSDHYGLLLTITSK, from the exons ATGCAACGAATGGTCATCGCGCTGGTTCCATCACCGCCGAGTCTGATATTAAACCCTAGAAACATTCAAACCTACCAAATTGGCACCTTTCTTCTCCACCACACTCCTCGTTCATCTCCAATAATATCAATGTCTTCTTGGTCCTGCATTAAATGCACCTTCCTCAATCCTCCCTCGCAAAAATCCCAATGCCAAATCTGCTCCTCCTCtccaccaccatcgccaccaccctcctcctcttcctcctccccgCCAAAATGGTCATGCAAGGCTTGCACTCTGCTCAACCCTTACAAGAACTCAACCTGCGAACTCTGCGGTACTCGTTCCCCTGTTCTCTCCCTTTCCAACTCCAACTTGCTCCAATTGagtgacgatgatgatgatcgCGATTCTTCTGTTGGCTCTGTTTTCTTCCCTCTTCGATCTTGCAAGAGGAAGTTCGACTCCCTTGATCACGCTCAACCATCAACAGTAGCCACCGCTTCCAGTAACAAAAAGAAGGCCATCGATTTCACCG TGAGCGTTGCTTCAGGAAAAGATGTTGCTAGTTCAATGAAGATTTTGAGTTCAGGAAAAGATGTTGGTACTTCACTGAAGATTTTGAGTTACAATGTTTGGTTTCGCGAAGACTTGGAGCTGCAAAAGAGGATGAAAGCTATTGGTGACCTTGTTCACTTGCATTCCCCGGATTTAATCTGTTTTCAG GAGGTTACTCCCAATATATATGACATTTTCAAGAAATCTACCTGGTGGAGTGTGTATCAATGTTCTGTGTCTGCTGATAAGGCTTATTCAAGACCCTACTTTTGTATGCTG TTAAGCAAACTACCTGTGAAATCTTTCAGCAACAAGTCCTTTAGCAATTCTATAATGGGAAGGGAACTTTGCATTGCTGAGGTTGAAGCTGCAAATGGCAAGTCATTGGTTATTGCCACTAGCCATCTTGAGAGTCCCTGTCCAGGCCCTCCGAAATGGGATCAGATGTACAGCAAGGAACGAGTAGAGCAGGCGAACGAGGCTGTAAACCTGCTCAAGAAGCACCCTAATGTTGTTTTTGGAGGTGACATGAACTGGGATGACAAACTGGATGGTCAATATCCTTCACAAGATGGGTGGATCGATGCCTGGTCTCAGCTAAGGCCAGATCAAAGTGGGTGGACGTATGATACTAAGTCGAACCAGATGTTGTCAGGCAACCGTACTCTCCAAAAGCGATTAGATCGTTTCATTTGCCGTTTAAGTGATCTTAAGATAAGCAGCATTGACATGATTGGGATGGATGCAATACCTGGACTGTCATACATCAAAGAGAAGAAAGTAAGAAAAGAGACAAAACAACTGGTACTCCCTGTTCTGCCTAGTGATCATTATGGTCTGCTTTTGACAATTACTAGTAAATGA
- the LOC130716028 gene encoding pentatricopeptide repeat-containing protein At2g35030, mitochondrial-like, protein MHAPKLNTHPTYILRTRLASTFSPNPNSEMKRCNSDISRLCKEGRTDHARKLFDQMPQRDKHLWTTMIDGYIKCGAIKEARKLFDQPDAKKSVVTWTTMVNGYVKLNQIEEAESLFYEMPERNELSWNIMIGGYGQNGQIEKALDLFRRMPKRNLVSWNIIIKALARCGRIEDAQWHFNQMQERDVSSWTTMVDGLAKSGRIDDARALFDRMPLRNVVSWNAMITGYAQNRRLDEALELFERMPERDMASWNAMLTGFFQNGELNRAEKLFAELPQKDVITWTSMMTGYAQHGLSEEALKMFTKMQANGGLKPNNGTFVTVLGACSGLASLTEGQQIHQLISKTGFQENTRVVSALINMYSKCGELHIARKIFDDGLLRQRDLISWNGMIAAYAHHGYGNEAINLFNKMQELGFQANDVTYVELLTACSHAGLVDEGIQYFDKLLKNRSIQVKEDHYACLVDLCGRAGRLKEAFYIIEGLGVKLSLSVWGPLLAGCNVHGNADIGKLVATKILKVEHENAGTYSLLSNMYASVGKWKEAANVRMKMKDKGLKKQPGCSWIEVGNTVQVFVVGDKSHSQSEMLEYLLLGLHTKMKKFGDILDDDLSRDVEL, encoded by the coding sequence ATGCATGCTCCCAAGCTCAACACGCACCCAACCTATATCCTTAGGACCAGGTTAGCATCCACGTTCAGTCCCAATCCCAATTCTGAAATGAAGCGCTGCAATTCCGACATCTCAAGGCTTTGCAAGGAAGGGAGAACCGACCATGCACGCAAGCTGTTTGATCAAATGCCTCAACGGGATAAGCATCTGTGGACTACAATGATCGATGGGTATATCAAGTGTGGTGCGATTAAGGAAGCCAGGAAGCTGTTTGATCAACCGGATGCCAAGAAAAGTGTGGTTACTTGGACTACTATGGTTAATGGGTACGTCAAGCTCAATCAGATTGAGGAAGCTGAGAGTTTGTTTTATGAGATGCCAGAGAGAAATGAGTTGTCTTGGAACATAATGATTGGTGGGTATGGACAAAATGGCCAAATCGAGAAGGCTTTGGATTTGTTTAGGAGAATGCCAAAGAGGAATCTAGTTTCGTGGAATATAATCATTAAGGCCTTGGCACGATGTGGGAGGATCGAGGATGCACAATGGCATTTTAATCAGATGCAGGAAAGGGATGTGAGTTCCTGGACTACCATGGTTGATGGTTTGGCAAAAAGTGGGAGAATTGATGATGCTCGAGCTCTTTTTGATAGGATGCCGTTACGAAATGTGGTCTCTTGGAATGCGATGATCACGGGTTATGCTCAAAATAGAAGATTGGATGAGGCTTTAGAGTTGTTTGAGAGGATGCCTGAGAGAGACATGGCTTCATGGAATGCAATGCTCACCGGGTTCTTTCAAAATGGAGAACTCAATAGGGCAGAGAAGTTATTTGCTGAATTGCCACAAAAGGATGTGATTACTTGGACTTCTATGATGACAGGGTATGCCCAACATGGTCTAAGTGAAGAAGCATTGAAAATGTTTACCAAAATGCAAGCTAATGGTGGGTTAAAACCCAACAATGGAACTTTTGTGACCGTGTTAGGTGCTTGTAGTGGCTTAGCTAGTCTCACTGAGGGCCAACAAATTCATCAGTTAATAAGTAAAACAGGTTTTCAGGAGAATACACGTGTGGTGTCAGCGCTGATAAATATGTACTCAAAATGTGGGGAGTTGCATATTGCTAGGAAGATATTTGATGATGGGTTATTGAGGCAAAGAGATTTGATATCTTGGAATGGTATGATTGCCGCCTATGCGCACCATGGATACGGAAATGAGGCAATTAATCTATTTAATAAAATGCAAGAATTAGGTTTCCAAGCTAATGATGTCACCTATGTTGAACTTCTCACAGCTTGTAGTCATGCTGGATTAGTTGATGAGGGGATTCAATACTTTGATAAGCTTCTCAAGAACAGATCTATACAAGTCAAAGAAGATCATTATGCATGTCTGGTTGATCTTTGTGGTCGTGCaggaagattgaaagaagctttCTATATAATTGAGGGGCTCGGGGTAAAGTTATCATTGTCTGTTTGGGGACCACTCCTTGCTGGATGTAATGTGCACGGAAATGCTGATATTGGGAAGCTTGTAGCTACGAAAATTTTGAAAGTTGAACACGAAAATGCAGGTACTTATTCATTACTCTCTAATATGTATGCTTCAGTAGGGAAGTGGAAAGAAGCTGCCAATGTTAGGATGAAAATGAAGGACAAGGGGTTAAAGAAACAACCAGGTTGTAGTTGGATTGAAGTTGGTAATACAGTGCAAGTATTTGTAGTTGGTGATAAGTCGCATTCTCAATCGGAGATGCTAGAATATTTACTACTTGGTCTACATacaaaaatgaagaagttcGGGGACATTCTAGATGATGATTTATCACGTGATGTAGAACTTTAG
- the LOC130712111 gene encoding glucan endo-1,3-beta-glucosidase 1 isoform X1 — protein MANTKLILLLLHILFLSTSSLAAQVSHSHSNAHPFQNEQAEAEEEEEKVPFVGVNIGTDVANLPPASEIVAFLQTQKITHIRVYDANTEILKALSGTKIRVIISIPNNQLLAIGSSNTTAASWIGRNVVAFYPQTLITGISVGDEVLTTVPSSGPLLLPAMQSLYSALVASNLHQQIKISTPHAASIILDPFPPSQAFFNQTFSSVILPLLQFLSKTESPLMMNLYPYYVYMENKGVVPLDNALFKPVTPNKEMVDPNTLLHYTNVLDAMIDAAYFSMRILNVTDVVVLVTETGWPSKGDSKEPYATKDNADTYNSNLIRHVFDRSGTPLHPETTSSVFIYELFNEDLRSPPVSEANWGLFYANTTAAYLLHVSGIGSFMANDTTNQTYCIAMEGFDTKTLQAALDWACGPGRANCSEIQPGESCYQPNNVKGHASYAFDSYFQKEEKAAGTCDFNGVAMITTTDPSHGSCIFPGSKKVSNETKEVVNSTQSSNAGEKLRFRATFSSIKTNVVNNILHILLAAYLPTLLLVLL, from the exons ATGGCAAACACTAAGCTCATCCTTCTCCTCCTTCACATCCTCTTCCTTTCCACTTCATCACTAG CAGCTCAAGTGTCACATTCACATTCCAATGCTCATCCTTTCCAAAATgaacaagctgaagctgaagaagaagaagagaaagtacCATTCGTGGGTGTGAACATTGGCACAGACGTAGCAAATCTCCCACCAGCTTCAGAGATAGTGGCGTTTTTGCAGACACAGAAAATCACACACATTCGTGTCTACGACGCCAACACAGAAATCCTCAAAGCCCTTTCCGGTACCAAAATTCGCGTCATCATCTCCATCCCCAACAACCAGCTTCTCGCCATCGGCTCCTCCAACACCACCGCCGCTTCATGGATCGGCCGCAACGTCGTCGCTTTCTACCCACAAACCCTCATCACCGGAATCTCCGTCGGCGACGAGGTTCTCACCACCGTCCCCTCCTCCGGCCCTCTCCTCCTCCCCGCAATGCAATCCCTCTACTCCGCCCTCGTCGCCTCCAACCTCCACCAGCAAATCAAAATCTCCACCCCTCACGCCGCCTCCATCATCCTCGACCCTTTCCCACCTTCCCAAGCTTTCTTCAACCAAACCTTCTCCTCTGTGATTCTCCCTCTGCTTCAGTTTCTCTCCAAAACTGAGTCCCCTTTGATGATGAATCTTTACCCTTACTATGTCTACATGGAGAACAAGGGTGTGGTTCCTCTGGACAATGCTTTGTTCAAACCTGTAACACCTAATAAGGAAATGGTGGATCCCAACACCTTGCTTCACTATACCAATGTGCTCGACGCGATGATCGACGCTGCTTATTTCTCCATGAGGATTCTCAATGTCACTGATGTTGTTGTTCTTGTGACAGAAACAGGATGGCCTTCAAAGGGTGATTCTAAAGAGCCTTATGCTACAAAAGACAATGCTGACACTTATAATTCCAATTTGATAAGGCATGTTTTCGATCGTAGCGGAACCCCTTTGCATCCGGAAACTACTTCCAGTGTGTTTATCTATGAGCTTTTTAATGAGGATTTGAGGTCTCCGCCGGTTTCGGAGGCCAATTGGGGGCTGTTTTATGCCAACACTACGGCGGCGTATTTGCTTCATGTGTCCGGGATAGGGAGTTTTATGGCGAACGACACGACCAACCAGACTTACTGCATTGCCATGGAGGGCTTTGATACCAAGACATTGCAGGCCGCGCTGGATTGGGCGTGTGGGCCGGGGAGGGCGAATTGCTCGGAGATTCAGCCCGGAGAGAGTTGCTACCAGCCTAACAATGTGAAGGGGCATGCCTCTTATGCGTTTGATAGCTATTTCCAGAAAGAAGAGAAGGCTGCTGGGACTTGTGACTTCAATGGAGTAGCTATGATCACTACCACAGACCCCA GTCACGGGAGCTGTATATTTCCTGGAAG CAAGAAAGTAAGCAACGAGACAAAGGAAGTGGTGAACTCTACACAATCAAGCAATGCAGGGGAGAAGTTAAGGTTCAGAGCAACCTTCAGCAGCATCAAAACAAATGTAGTTAACAACATTTTGCACATTTTATTGGCTGCATATCTCCCCACTTTGTTGTTAGTCCTTTTGTAA